TCCTTATGGCCAAATTGAGAGATAGTTTGCGGCACCAGGACACACAGATGCGCAAATCTATTTCTCCTACGGAGCGCTTACTGCTTACTTTGAGGTAACTATTTTTGATAATACCATATGCAACCTATAATGTTAAACAAAGGATTGTGAAGTAATGTACTGTAAACAATTTTCTTCATAATACTTGGCCTGACTGCTGTAATAATGTGTGCACAACTGAACATCTCTATTTGTagaagagacactactgcagccaaataatagagtactgtacagatggTCTACAGGACTACCAGTTGTTTGTTGACCACTACATGCACTGATAGACAGGGCCAGGGGGGTGGCAGATGTGTGCAGAGTGTTGGTCACGatgtaacagatgtattgtatggGTAGAAACACATAAATCAGACCATGACCCAGCATACTAATGTTGCAATGCTCATCTTGAATAGGTCAAAAATAGACACTACCTAATTAAGTAGGCCTAACAGCCATTGAAGTCAAATGGAGTTTGTGACTGAACAATCAGATTCTGTCCAGTTGTCTCGCCAGTAAAAGGTGGGTATTCATATTGTAGTCATTGTGGCAATGACCTCATGCTCATTATGGCACCATTTCTGTACTTGCTGGTGGGGTGATGTGTGTGTTTCTATCCCATACAGTCGAGATGTGAACCATTTACTACACTGACGAGTAATAACACAAAGGCTGCATATATATTTGTTAAAAAATTACATCATGTTCATGTCGTCAAAGCATAATTATGTAAGGGAAGATACACATACCTAACAACAAATCTCCGGGGCACGGAATTGCTAATAGACCTATGTTTTTAATTGTGCACGCATTGTTAGAGTAAATTGGGTCAGTCAGGTTAGATTGTGGCTTTACTAAGAACTGCATGAAACCTATGGGTGTATTATTTGCGCCCGACACATGCAACACAAATGGAGAGCTGCATAGCGGTTGAAAAGATAGCATTCAAGATAACTAATTGTCCTCTCGTCTCATCATTTCAAGAAAAGAGGTTGGCTTGGCTGCAGCATTTTCAGTTTGTTGCTGAGGCCTTGGCTGACCAATATCTGCATAGCACACTTGATCTTGTGTTTGTTCCATATGACTATTTTGGCCTTGGTAAGGGTGCACATAGCCCATATTGCTTGGTGGTCTACATGGATAATTGTGGTACCCATAATCTTGCTCAGGTTGATAATACGTGTGGTGGTAATGTAAATTAGAATAAGGTTGCTGTCTATGATATGGTGCATTTGACACTGGAGGTGAGGGTGATGGTGTTGAAGATGAGGATGAGCTTTGGGAATGTTCTACCGAGCCAGATGGTGtatttttaatggcttttttgaCTAGATCGATTATAGCCTGTCTTAGATCTAAAATGCGATCCTCTGGCacttttttcatatatggcaccAAACTTACAGCAAAATTGTAGTGGTCACAGCTAGCATGATGTAAGACACCTACAGCTTCCTGCATCGAATTTAACACACCACTTTCAAACGAACTTTGAGATCTCCCTCCACCACCTTGTCGCCTTCCTCTTGCAGTTACTTTGGTTGTTGTAGTTTTGGTTGTGGAGGTAGTTGGCTGCACCGGAGACAACACATTAACAATACTAGTATTAGACGTGTCATCACTGGGTGTGTCAGATGTGCTTAATAGCGATAAAGTACTGTTATCAAGTCCTTCTTCGGCATCATCATCCACAATTGGGACCACAGGTTCTGCAGGAATGTTATCTTGTGTCCTATGGAAGTAGAAAGTTAGGTAAGGATTTGACGTTTCAACATTACATGTGTTCACATATGTGTGTGTTGGGATATAGAGATGTCTAATGTAGGCGACCACTATTGGACACAAACGATAGATTACTTACTCCTCCAAATCCATACTGGGTCTTAAGAAGGCAAGTTCCGTAGTGTAGCTGTATTTGGTTCGATTTGAGGCAGCTGAACCACTTCTGCTCTCTTTCTTTTCTTCAAGGAGTTCCCTTCGAAAGTTGTCCTTAATGGACTTCCATCTTGTTTTCACTTGTTGTACTAGGGACAAAGAAACACAAACACTATTAATATATGTTTTCTTTTCACAGGTTTCTTGCTACTGGGCATACATATGTGTCTTTACACTATCAGTTTCGACTTGGAAGGACAACTATTCGGCGAATTGTTTTGGACACATGCAGCATAATTTGGGAGAATTTGCAACCTGAATTTCTGAAGTTCCCTGATATGGCAGATTGGGAAAAGATTTGTCAGGACTTTTGGGTGAAAACCAATTTCCCTAATTGTGTGGGTGCTGTGGATGGCAAACACATCCGAATTGTCATGCCTCCAAATACTGGCAGTAAGTATTTCAACTACAAGAAATACTTCTCGATTGTGCTGCTAGCAGTAGCTGATGCGAACTACAGATTCAGCTATGTGGATGTGGGTGCACAAGGAAGCAGCAGTGACTCCGGCATATTCCAGCACAGCCGTTTTGGTGTGAAATTGCAAGAAGGCAACATCAACCTCCCTCCTCCTCGCCCCTGGCCACACACAAATGGACCAGATAGGCCACTGGTCTTCATTGGGGATGAGGCTTTTGCCCTGTCTAATCACTTGATGAGGCCTTTCCCACAGCGCAGTTTGAACCCTCAAAGGACTGTTTTTAATGTTCGCCTGAGTAAGGCAAGAAAAGTGGTGGAGTGTGCCTTTGGCATAATGGCTAATAAGTGGCGTATCTTCCACACCAGCATGATGATGGACACTGCAAATGCTGTCACAATTGTCAAGGCTGCATGTGTCCTCCATAACTTCGTCAGGGACAAAGAGGGCATCAATGTGGATGAAGATGTTCCACCACCTCCACTGGAAGCACTAACAGCATCCACTCGAAGAGGCACAATATCTGCTACCACCCTCCGTGAACAGCTCACTTTATATTTAAATTCGCCGGAGAGCTGTGTGGAAACATTATAATGTTGTCGCTTCTGGGGTTTCAATTATACCAAAACAGCAGTTTGCTTCATATTACTTTCATTTTCTGtaattaaactttttttcataCCTTACACAGCCTTTTGGTTTGTTATGGACATATGCAGACATGGAAACATGTATGTCACAAGCAGTATCGATGTATGATGTTACATACTATATACCTCCTCCAGGGTTTCAGACAATGAAACATCATCAATCgattgcatgtatgtatgtatgtctctctctctctctctctctctctatatatagatatatatacacagtttGATCTATCTTCTACACAAAAAGGTACTCACTTTTAGTATCCTGAAGCTTGGGTGAAAGATTATTCCAAGTCAAACCAGCCTCCTCAAACAGTTCTTTGGTAATGTTGGACCAGATTTGGTTAGCTAGCTGGTTCAGTTTGTGGTCTTTGTTTGTCTTGGTATACAAGACATCATGCGGCTGCACTTTTGCTATGACATCCTCGGTGGAAAACCACTTCTTCCTTGGCATTGTGGCATGTAATGGTCGCaacacacagcctgcagctctgtcaCACTTCCGTTCAGCCAGAACGACATCAACAGGAAGCTTGCCTGTGAGAATTGTGGGAATAAATAAGCCTTCTGGGTCTTTCCCGCCCagtaaaaacgctcacaaaacgctATGCATAGCGCTTTCACAGCGTTTACACAGCGCttgtatactttacattgaagcgcaaacgctcataaaatgctgcatgtcctgcgtttgcgcttttggaaagcgcaaacgctcctgtggaatttAACACATAGAATAACATTAGCACAGCGTTTTcgaaaaacgctagcgctttcaagcgctccctaaatgccaataaaaacgctcttgtgggttccagcccttaaaggacaccagaggtgaaaaaaaaacactaatacaataaacaattgtatctatcctcctcttcctgttaaaatgacattccacagttttattttatatttaaatctacttttcaagtttttactgttttattgtttttgctcaatgacacattcattgaagtatgccaaagctaaaatctatgaactattgacctttttatctctttcctgctctcagaagccattttctgctaggaaagtgttttgtagttggaatttcttatcagtaagggtcacactgtagtctgacccagtcctgactcagacaggaactgccacttacatacctgatgtttaactctgaggcagagaaagaaaaaaaggaatatagcacagttatttgtgtgctaggcactgtacatacacatgtctatctctcatcatgtcatgtcacctgtcacctcgggtatcctttaacactgaTGACACCAGGAGGGCAAAAACGGCCATGTTTCTGATGTTCCTTGCTGTAGTTTATTGTAAGCTATTTGATGTTTCTGAATGTAAGCATCAGCAGGACTCCTATGTAAGTGCCTGTATTCCTGGATGGCAGTAAACCCCGAACACAGGTACAcaatctttaaggtggccattagcTAATTTTTGTTCCAGTATGTAGATTCTATGTCCTATTAGTGCTGCTATAGGCTTTAGAACATAGAATTTACGCCCTTTAAAAATTGTTGCCCACCACTTCATGTGCTCCCGCCCGTGCACTTGATCATGCACACTCATGCACATACATGCCTGGTGCtctgaatgattgctgctagcaAATGGCAACAATTATTGAATAAAGTTAGGCAAAAAAAGTTAAGTTAAAAATTAAAGTGACAGtctcaataaatatatatatatatatatatatatatatatatatatatatatatatatattttgaaatCCCCAGTCAAGTTTTTACCTCATATAACGAAAGAAATGATGTTGCGCTCCTCCTCCTACTAGTATTTTTGACATACTCTAAATACCGGATCGCAACACCCGAATACAGTCACCTTTAAATCAATTAAGAGATTGTCAGCGCTCAAAATGGAATCCTGTGGCAGTCTTTCTGACAAATCAGTTCAAGCTCCAACCACCATGTATATATCAGTCTATGGTGGTGGTTAGATAGTCATCAGCCTCAGGTAAGATATACATTAAGAGAAAAAATAACAGAAGAAAAAGCAAAcatacaggcctcaattcactaagctttatcaaacactttatcaaatgtttgataatttacctcatgtgtaaaatctcattttgaattcacttagGTGTTATAGATTGATTGAACCTTTaaatcaataaaacatttgataaatatataacaccttagtttattcaaaattagattttacacatgaggtaaattatcaaacgtttgataacgtgtttgataaagcttagggaattgaggccatagtgtagtAACTTCAGTCCAAGTTTGCACCACCACCATCCCGTGCACAGCACATCCAACAGTGATGTACTAAAAATGACAGTAAGATGCGCTCCCCGCATGTGGTGACTGCTCAATTACAAACAGCAACACAAGCCTTTATATAAATCCACTCGATCACAACCTCTTCATAATACTTCCTGGCAGGTttgctctccaggactcccgaaTGCGAATCTACCAGAAAATTCGGGTAGATTTTCCGCGTTGCTGAAGCCGAACCCTAATGTTTCCGCGTCATGCCGAATCCAAAGGTTCCCGAATatgcgcactcgaattcggccggatgacgcggtgggttcggcttcggtattcggagatgacgtcattgggccaatgagaagtcctccagccgaggccctggcaaccctagcaaccaatcagaggaggggagcctggccctcccctcctctatataaggtggcggccatgttgcggagccacgtacttgtgtgactgtgctggtactgagagtatctccagtgctgtgctgcgtctgagcaagtgcattcTCATTGCTAAACCCAgcattttgcttcctaaacacatcCTAAACACACTGATTGTACTCTTATATACATAGAAATTTGTTTGTAGTCAGCTTAGTGTATAgtgtaggctagtgttagtctgtgtgcaggctaggcctgctagcctagggcagccttagcctactactagcttaggtaggttagggattatagttagttttgtactatactagtttagttaaaattgtactgctgtagtctgttagtttattagcttctgtactgtgttagttaatagttagttactgactgactgtgtacaggccagcaagcatccgttgtgacctgtgacgtctgatctgcccgaccctattgattgattgcgtccaaccgtgtgtgaccgactttaattgtcaccacccactgtctggcacaccacttagttattgtgtagtacgctaccgatttatagttagttgcgtacttACTACCCATTCATTTAATTTCTATTTGTACTCTTAGTCTGAGTTTCTtagtttctgtactgtgtaataaataatcgttacatcacaggccagcatccattgtgacctgtgacagacagtcattagctcgaccctattgattgattgcgtccgaccgtgtgggaccgactttaattgtcaccacccactgtctggcacaccacttagttagtactgtagacaacactactgctgttagtagtactagtactactatttaaattgaaaaaaaaattaattttttgttgtcactcaaTACCAGTCACCAAcaacccagactttattaaagtttaagaagagacggcacaccactggctgcaatcaaAGTGCTGTGTATTAGCGAGCAagtcacactacatgttacggaggaaCACCCTCCATCAGGTGTCAAACAGCAATGAAGCGTACAAAGCGCTTTGTACGCTTCATTGCTGTttgacacctgatgaaggagggtgttcctccgtaacatgtagtgtgactTGCTCGCTAATACACAGCACTttgattgcagccagtggtgtgccgtctcttcttTTACTTTTGATGTGATACCAGCTGTTTGAGCAATCcagctgagacaaggcaccggcagATTGTGTCAGGTAACTTGTTACCTGATTAGCTGCTTACCAAGCACCTTGGTGAAATTCCatatttattaaagtttacaccctttcccgcccttttctacacatttttttttactgtatttgtatattagtgcacaatgactggcagaggtagagggcgaggcaccaccaggagaggcagtgcCATTGCAGTAGCCACtggcagcagcaggtctgtgactggtctgccgccagccactgaccgcagagttgtggaggagggagcagaggcacaaCAGCAGCGCATTGTGCCCATCTTTGAGACTggtcgtcgcccccggcccattgtggagagtgaggtgcaggctgtggtggaaatgatggcagagcagcaagccaccatttccagccaggcctccagcaccagtgagaccagtgccaccagcactccggtccgcagcaggcctcaaccactgcttgaggccatggtgaccgcatcgaccagcctgccctcactgagctcgctcCTCACCCCAGTGACTGCGAACgtttacagggatgttttggagccgTTTGAGGTAGACATGATGgggacatgcaaggaggaggaggagtttaaggtggaggagtttgttgttggcgctgatgaggaggggcgtgatgcaggggattttgggGTACAGGAGTTGgttgagatgtttggggatgataaggatgacgtgctggatcctttttatgtgccaccagtaccaccagcacagttggttgaaggcagctcgtcatcggaggaggaggcgtctctggtgcagaggcgctgcagcagcaaggcggccagcacagggcgtggaaggcaggagccacagcctgcttctTCAGCCGCTaaaaccacccgcagcaaacctccaagcaaacaagaaaaaaacaaaacccaagggcaaaaaaaatccccagcccgcaagctcaaagagcaagttgaagtccccagtctggcggtacttcaccaagtgcccagtggacgcgacccgtgcaatttgcaacagttgcggtgtcagtctcagcagaggtcgcgatctcctcaagttgagtacctcgtgcctgcaaacCCACTTAGAGAACAAACATTTTGAGGACTATACTGAGTATTTGAAGCTGAATGACAGTTGGGCAGGCAGTggccagagccagacagccactgcacagacttcagcagcagcagcagcagcatcccgccctcctgcccatccagcagcagccgcaggagcgcagcagcagcaactcactgttcccccccccccccgggcagccagtcctcagtggcctcatctgctccctccacagtggcctcctcatcctcccgtgcaggcaaacgctcaGCGAGTccttccccggtgtgaccaaggtgctgcctcctgcccacaggcgcatccgggtgctgaacgggttgcttgtccgggccatgtgctcccagctccggccatattcgtttgtgcaggaggggagtgacatgagagcgctgctgcaggagtggcaagtccccagccgtcaCTATTTTTCATGCACaatgatcccagcactgcaccggtttGCCGTGGCGAACGTGGGCTGCGCGctcgatcacgccgtgagtgcgcggatccacatcaccatggatTCGTGGAGCAGCCATTTTAGGAcagaccgctatctgtcctttacggcccagtaggtcagcctggtggagtgcccgagcgaggaagcagcaggtccaccctcaggtgcatcagcggcaccagtcgcccactatgtggtgccaccacgcggggtcaggggagaagcagcagctcccaccggcAAGCGAACCCGTctgaacagcagcgtgaaggcccgccactgccaagcgctgctggagatagaACACCTGGGGAAGATCAGCTTgacggcagccaacgtgctccgctacctcagggagcaggagaacacgtggctgacccccagaggcctcacagtcggaatggtggtgtccgacaatgccgccaacctgctggctgccatcatcaGGGGAGACTTGGTCCATgtcctcaacctggtggtgcaaaagttcatgcgcagcTACCAGGGGatagaggagctgttagaagcggcgcggaaaattgtgcgcccTTTCTGCCGCTCatctgctgccgcagcaaaactggcagacattcaGCAGCGCGAGGGCCCGCCACCACACCTGCTCctcatcgatgtgccaactcgctggaactccaccctggcgatgttggagcggctggttgagcagaggagggctgtcaaccagtACATCGTGGATGGTACTCTCgccagcaccaccaaactccagctcctcagcaacgcacagtgggggcagatgcagcaggtctgcttggtgttggctcccttcctgcagggaaccaacctggtgagcgaacaacgggcatccctctgccagtgggtgccctttgtttgtctgctggacagggcacttggcgatttggtgggtttgggagaggaggccctaaaacagctggaacagcagccgcctgtgcagtccactgctgcacaggtatttgagtccctggaggaggatgaggaggagttggagatgctggacgttgctgctgagggggaacagcggagcgcagcagcagtggtgcgaaggtggagagaggaggaagaggctcaggggtcagaggaggaggaggaggatgctgaccctgatgtctctgttgcacggaccaccctgttccccatggcagtgcacatgctgcgctgcctgcacacagaccccagggtcaagcagat
This DNA window, taken from Hyperolius riggenbachi isolate aHypRig1 chromosome 3, aHypRig1.pri, whole genome shotgun sequence, encodes the following:
- the LOC137562340 gene encoding uncharacterized protein, producing MPRKKWFSTEDVIAKVQPHDVLYTKTNKDHKLNQLANQIWSNITKELFEEAGLTWNNLSPKLQDTKIQQVKTRWKSIKDNFRRELLEEKKESRSGSAASNRTKYSYTTELAFLRPSMDLEETQDNIPAEPVVPIVDDDAEEGLDNSTLSLLSTSDTPSDDTSNTSIVNVLSPVQPTTSTTKTTTTKVTARGRRQGGGGRSQSSFESGVLNSMQEAVGVLHHASCDHYNFAVSLVPYMKKVPEDRILDLRQAIIDLVKKAIKNTPSGSVEHSQSSSSSSTPSPSPPVSNAPYHRQQPYSNLHYHHTYYQPEQDYGYHNYPCRPPSNMGYVHPYQGQNSHMEQTQDQVCYADIGQPRPQQQTENAAAKPTSFLEMMRREDN